One stretch of Roseovarius mucosus DNA includes these proteins:
- a CDS encoding CoxG family protein, producing the protein MDLADEITLNAPKSRVYAALNDPEILRQSIPGCEELIKHSDTELEARVVLKIGPVKARFTGTVTLDTSGAPDAFSLTGQGNGGAAGHAKGGADVTLTEENGVTTLRYNARADIGGKLAQLGSRLIQSTAKKLAAQFFTNFQEVVAPAEV; encoded by the coding sequence ATGGACCTCGCCGATGAAATCACGCTCAATGCGCCCAAATCCCGCGTCTATGCCGCGCTCAACGATCCCGAGATTCTGCGCCAGAGCATTCCGGGATGCGAGGAACTGATCAAACATTCCGATACAGAATTAGAGGCCCGCGTCGTGCTCAAGATCGGCCCGGTCAAGGCACGCTTTACCGGTACGGTCACGCTCGACACCTCGGGTGCGCCAGATGCGTTTTCATTGACGGGCCAAGGCAATGGCGGCGCTGCGGGCCATGCCAAGGGCGGCGCGGATGTGACGCTGACCGAAGAAAACGGCGTCACCACCCTGCGCTATAATGCCCGCGCCGACATCGGCGGCAAGCTCGCGCAATTGGGCAGCCGCCTCATTCAAAGCACGGCGAAAAAGCTCGCCGCGCAGTTTTTCACCAATTTTCAAGAGGTTGTCGCCCCGGCAGAGGTTTAG
- a CDS encoding GlcG/HbpS family heme-binding protein codes for MLMVKRLDLADAGVLLAGARAKAAEIGVPMCIAITDEGGNLVAFERMDGGKVTSITIAIDKAFTAAGAKKATHEYGELSQPGKPAYGIAAAIGGRLMVVGGGLPVVVEGDVVGGIGVSSGTPMQDREVAEAGIAAFLAGL; via the coding sequence ATGCTGATGGTAAAAAGGCTCGATCTGGCGGACGCTGGGGTGCTCTTGGCGGGTGCGCGCGCCAAGGCGGCGGAGATTGGCGTGCCGATGTGCATCGCCATCACCGACGAGGGCGGCAATCTGGTGGCGTTTGAGCGGATGGACGGGGGCAAGGTTACGTCGATCACCATTGCGATCGACAAGGCCTTTACCGCCGCCGGAGCCAAGAAAGCGACGCATGAGTATGGCGAGCTGAGCCAACCCGGCAAGCCCGCCTATGGCATCGCGGCGGCCATTGGCGGGCGGTTGATGGTGGTGGGCGGCGGCCTGCCCGTGGTTGTGGAGGGCGATGTTGTGGGCGGCATCGGCGTAAGTTCGGGCACGCCGATGCAGGACCGCGAGGTTGCGGAGGCTGGTATCGCGGCGTTTCTGGCGGGGCTCTAA
- a CDS encoding malate synthase G encodes MTTYVDRHGLSVAAPLARLIEDEVLLGLSADQFWSGYAALLRDLAPKNAALLAKRRELQVQIDGWHRARRGQQFDGDAYREFLTEIGYLVPEPEAFELGTQNVDAEIAQVAGPQLVVPVMNARFALNAANARWGSLYDALYGTDAIAGRAEGPGYDAARGRQVIAWARAHLDKVAPLAAGSWADVAAFEVDGALRVTVGGHVTGLADAGQFAGTTAGGNVMLRVNGLMIEIVIDRASAIGRDDPAGISDVRIESALTAIQDCEDSVAAVDADDKCVVYGNWLGLMRGDLQERFEKGGRLLTRALNPDVTYLDPQGNEVVHPGRALMLVRNVGLLMTTDAVLLDGKETPEVMLDAAVTVAAAMHDLARGAEGNSRAGSVYVVIPKLHGPEECAFVDTLYGRVEEVLGLPQNTVKLGVMDEERRTSANLMACIKAVKDRCVFINTGFLDRTGDEIHTSMQAGPVIPKGEMQKAIWLAAYEAGNVDAGLAAGMTGRGQIGKGMWAKPDAMADMLEVKIGHPKAGANTAWVPSPTAATLHATHYHQVDVAGLQAALKGRDRAARADLLTPPLMVGRNLSGEEVRRELDNSCQSILGYVVRWVDQGIGCSKVPDINDVALMEDRATLRISSQYLANWLIHGICTAEEIDASLRRMAPKVDAQNAQDPAYRPMAPDFDGAAFKAARDLIFEGAKQPSGYTEPLLHAARRGVKAA; translated from the coding sequence ATGACCACCTATGTTGACCGTCACGGCCTGAGCGTGGCCGCACCGCTGGCCCGTTTGATCGAAGATGAGGTGCTGCTTGGGCTGAGTGCCGATCAGTTCTGGTCCGGCTATGCCGCTTTGTTGAGGGATCTTGCGCCCAAGAACGCGGCCCTTTTGGCCAAGCGGCGGGAGTTGCAGGTGCAGATTGACGGCTGGCACCGCGCGCGGCGCGGGCAGCAGTTTGATGGTGACGCGTATCGCGAATTTCTGACCGAGATCGGCTATCTGGTGCCGGAACCTGAGGCGTTTGAGCTGGGCACGCAGAATGTGGATGCCGAGATTGCACAGGTTGCGGGGCCGCAATTGGTGGTGCCGGTGATGAATGCGCGGTTTGCGCTCAATGCCGCCAATGCGCGCTGGGGCAGTCTTTATGATGCGCTTTATGGCACGGATGCGATTGCGGGCCGGGCAGAGGGGCCGGGCTATGATGCTGCGCGGGGCCGCCAAGTGATTGCCTGGGCGCGGGCGCATCTGGACAAGGTGGCCCCCTTGGCCGCCGGGTCTTGGGCGGATGTCGCGGCGTTCGAGGTGGACGGCGCGTTGCGTGTTACCGTAGGCGGGCACGTCACGGGGTTGGCTGATGCGGGACAGTTTGCAGGCACTACGGCGGGCGGCAACGTGATGCTGCGGGTCAATGGGCTGATGATCGAGATCGTGATTGACCGGGCGTCGGCCATTGGCCGCGATGATCCGGCGGGAATTTCGGATGTGCGGATCGAAAGCGCGCTGACCGCTATACAGGATTGCGAGGATTCGGTCGCGGCGGTGGATGCTGACGATAAATGCGTGGTCTATGGCAATTGGCTGGGTCTGATGCGTGGCGACCTGCAAGAGCGGTTCGAGAAGGGCGGGCGTCTGCTCACCCGGGCGCTGAACCCGGATGTGACCTATCTTGATCCGCAGGGGAACGAGGTGGTGCATCCCGGACGTGCGCTGATGCTGGTGCGCAATGTCGGGCTTTTGATGACCACTGATGCGGTGCTGCTCGATGGCAAGGAGACGCCTGAGGTGATGCTGGATGCCGCCGTGACGGTTGCGGCGGCGATGCATGATCTGGCGCGCGGTGCAGAGGGCAATTCGCGGGCGGGATCGGTCTATGTGGTGATCCCCAAGCTGCATGGGCCGGAGGAATGCGCCTTTGTCGATACGCTTTATGGGCGGGTCGAAGAGGTGCTGGGCCTGCCGCAAAATACCGTCAAGCTGGGCGTGATGGATGAGGAGCGGCGGACCTCGGCGAACCTTATGGCCTGTATCAAGGCGGTCAAGGATCGCTGTGTGTTCATCAACACCGGGTTCCTTGATCGGACCGGCGACGAGATTCACACCTCGATGCAGGCGGGGCCGGTCATTCCCAAGGGCGAGATGCAAAAGGCCATCTGGCTTGCGGCCTATGAGGCCGGGAATGTCGATGCGGGCCTTGCAGCCGGCATGACCGGGCGCGGACAGATCGGCAAGGGCATGTGGGCCAAGCCCGATGCGATGGCCGATATGCTGGAGGTCAAGATCGGGCATCCCAAGGCTGGGGCGAATACGGCCTGGGTGCCGTCGCCCACGGCGGCGACGCTGCATGCCACGCATTACCATCAGGTGGATGTGGCCGGGCTGCAAGCGGCGCTCAAGGGCCGGGATCGCGCGGCACGGGCTGATCTGCTGACACCGCCGCTGATGGTGGGGCGCAACCTATCGGGCGAAGAAGTGCGGCGCGAGCTGGACAATTCCTGTCAGTCGATTCTGGGCTATGTCGTGCGATGGGTCGATCAGGGGATCGGCTGTTCCAAGGTGCCGGACATCAACGATGTGGCGCTGATGGAGGATCGTGCGACTTTGCGGATTTCGTCGCAATATCTGGCCAATTGGCTGATCCACGGGATATGCACGGCGGAAGAGATTGACGCCTCGTTGCGGCGTATGGCACCCAAGGTAGATGCGCAGAACGCGCAGGACCCGGCCTATCGCCCGATGGCCCCCGATTTCGATGGGGCGGCGTTCAAGGCGGCGCGGGACCTGATCTTTGAAGGGGCCAAGCAGCCCTCGGGCTATACAGAGCCGCTGTTGCATGCGGCGCGGCGCGGGGTCAAAGCGGCATAG
- a CDS encoding IclR family transcriptional regulator has translation MTDPQSQGVQSVARALRLLHLLSQQDEGARVSDLARLAGLAVSTTHRLLTTLELQHFAQFDSERALWHVGRGAFSVGTAFARRHNFVTPALPLLRHLRDATRETANLGILDQDELVTLSQVESREIMRAISPPGGRVPAFCSGMGKAILATWPDADIAEFVARTGFHPMTKRSHRSLTTAMVDIKRIRAQGFALDDEEHVTGLRCLAAVVWSPQAEAVCAISVSGLAARLPDARLDTVGRQVAEAAAELTQRIGGQKPD, from the coding sequence ATGACCGATCCCCAATCCCAAGGCGTCCAGTCTGTCGCCCGCGCCCTGCGCCTGCTGCACCTGCTCAGCCAGCAGGACGAAGGCGCGCGCGTCTCGGATTTGGCCCGGCTGGCCGGTCTTGCGGTCTCGACCACGCACCGCCTGCTGACCACGCTCGAATTGCAGCACTTCGCACAATTCGATTCAGAGCGCGCGCTGTGGCATGTCGGACGGGGCGCGTTTTCCGTTGGCACCGCCTTTGCCCGGCGGCATAATTTCGTCACCCCGGCCCTGCCGCTCTTGCGCCACCTGCGCGATGCCACGCGCGAAACCGCCAATCTCGGCATTCTCGATCAGGACGAGCTTGTGACCCTCTCACAGGTCGAAAGCCGCGAAATCATGCGCGCCATCTCGCCCCCCGGCGGGCGCGTGCCCGCCTTTTGCTCTGGCATGGGCAAGGCGATTCTCGCCACATGGCCCGATGCCGATATCGCCGAGTTCGTGGCCCGCACCGGGTTTCACCCGATGACCAAACGCTCACACCGCAGCCTGACCACAGCCATGGTCGATATCAAACGCATCCGCGCCCAAGGCTTTGCACTTGATGACGAGGAACATGTGACGGGCTTACGCTGCTTGGCCGCCGTGGTCTGGTCGCCACAGGCCGAAGCGGTCTGCGCCATCTCGGTCTCGGGTCTGGCCGCACGTCTGCCCGATGCCCGGCTCGACACCGTCGGGCGTCAAGTCGCCGAGGCCGCAGCCGAACTCACCCAGCGCATTGGCGGGCAAAAACCGGACTGA
- the xseA gene encoding exodeoxyribonuclease VII large subunit, with protein MSDLIDDPQEGGNAPEFSVSDLSGAIKRMIEGEFSHVRVRGELGRISRPRSGHIYLDLKDDSAVLAGIIWKGVAARLAVQPEEGMEVVATGRLTTFPGQSRYQIIIEDMKPAGMGALMAMLEKRKAALAAEGLFAPERKQALPYLPEIIGVVTSPSGAVIRDILHRLRDRFPRKVLIWPVAVQGDKCAPEVARAIRGFNAMTPGGALPRPDLIIVARGGGSVEDLWGFNEEIVVRAAAESAIPLISAVGHETDTTLIDFASDKRAPTPTAAAELAVPVRMDLLAWVEGQGARLSHALSQGVRLRGQRLRDLARALPRAEVLLDGPRQRLDALGERLPAALIRSVQVRRVHLSETAGALRPALLRRAVEGDRRRLQATAARLNVHALNRDIAQKRRDLDQVSARLSDVAGRQVRGWQDRLAALERLRETLGYKATLSRGYAVVRGDGAVMTTRAAAAGAAALQIEFADGVLDVSGSSAAAPKPKPKTPPAGQGSLF; from the coding sequence ATGTCCGATCTGATCGACGATCCCCAAGAGGGCGGTAATGCCCCGGAGTTTTCCGTCTCGGATCTGTCGGGGGCGATCAAACGGATGATCGAGGGCGAGTTTTCGCATGTGCGGGTGCGCGGCGAATTGGGCCGTATTTCGCGGCCACGGTCGGGGCATATCTATCTGGACCTCAAGGACGACTCGGCGGTGTTGGCTGGGATCATCTGGAAGGGGGTTGCCGCGCGATTGGCCGTGCAGCCCGAAGAGGGGATGGAGGTGGTGGCCACGGGCCGTTTGACCACCTTTCCCGGTCAATCACGCTATCAGATCATCATCGAGGATATGAAGCCAGCGGGCATGGGCGCGCTGATGGCGATGTTGGAAAAACGCAAGGCGGCGCTGGCGGCGGAAGGGCTGTTCGCACCCGAGCGCAAGCAGGCGCTGCCCTATCTGCCGGAGATCATCGGGGTTGTCACATCGCCCTCGGGCGCGGTGATCCGCGATATTTTGCACCGGCTGCGCGACCGGTTTCCGCGCAAGGTGCTGATTTGGCCCGTCGCCGTGCAGGGTGACAAATGTGCGCCGGAGGTGGCGCGAGCGATCCGGGGGTTCAATGCGATGACGCCGGGGGGCGCGCTGCCGCGCCCTGATTTGATTATCGTGGCGCGCGGTGGTGGATCGGTCGAGGATCTGTGGGGGTTCAACGAGGAAATCGTGGTGCGCGCGGCGGCGGAAAGTGCGATTCCGCTGATCTCTGCCGTGGGCCATGAGACGGACACCACGCTGATTGATTTCGCCTCGGACAAGCGCGCGCCGACGCCGACGGCGGCGGCGGAACTGGCGGTGCCGGTGCGGATGGACCTTCTCGCTTGGGTCGAGGGGCAGGGCGCACGGCTGAGCCATGCGCTGAGCCAAGGGGTGCGTTTGCGCGGTCAGCGGTTGCGCGATCTGGCGCGGGCCTTGCCACGGGCCGAGGTGTTGCTGGATGGGCCGCGGCAGCGGCTGGACGCCTTGGGCGAGCGCCTGCCTGCGGCGCTGATCCGGTCGGTGCAGGTGCGGCGGGTGCATCTGTCAGAGACGGCGGGGGCGTTGCGCCCGGCGCTGTTGCGGCGGGCGGTTGAAGGGGATCGGCGACGGTTGCAGGCGACGGCGGCGCGGCTGAATGTGCATGCGCTCAACCGCGATATTGCGCAGAAGCGGCGCGATTTGGATCAGGTCTCGGCGCGGTTGTCGGATGTGGCGGGGCGGCAGGTGCGGGGCTGGCAGGATCGGCTGGCGGCGCTGGAGCGGTTGCGCGAGACGCTGGGCTACAAGGCCACGCTGAGCCGTGGCTACGCGGTGGTGCGCGGCGACGGGGCCGTGATGACGACACGGGCGGCGGCAGCAGGGGCGGCGGCGCTGCAGATTGAATTTGCCGATGGCGTACTTGATGTGTCGGGGTCGTCCGCCGCTGCGCCCAAGCCCAAGCCCAAGACCCCGCCTGCGGGGCAAGGCAGCCTGTTCTGA
- the purD gene encoding phosphoribosylamine--glycine ligase, which yields MNILILGSGGREHALGWAVLQNPKCDRLIVAPGNAGIAEIAECAALDILDGGAIAGFCEAEAIDFVIIGPEAPLAAGVADRLREAGLLVFGPSAAAARLEASKSFTKAICDAANAPTAAYAHFTDLAAARAYVTAQGAPIVVKADGLAAGKGVIVAMTEDEALAALEDMFGGEFGAAGAEVVIEEFMDGEEASFFVLCDGETALPIGTAQDHKRVGEGDTGPNTGGMGAYSPAPVMTDAVTQQALDQIVRPTLAEMARRGTPYQGVLFVGLMIKDGTPRLVEYNCRFGDPECQVLMMRLGAQALDLLLATAEGRLGDISVNWAEDHALTVVLAARGYPGTYEKGSVIKGLETCPEDSFHMVFHAGTTRAEGQITATGGRVLAATARGTTLQEAAERAYAMVDQIDWPEGFCRRDIGWRAL from the coding sequence ATGAATATTCTCATCCTCGGATCGGGCGGGCGGGAACATGCGCTTGGCTGGGCCGTGCTGCAAAATCCCAAATGCGACCGGCTGATCGTGGCCCCGGGCAACGCGGGCATCGCCGAAATCGCCGAATGTGCCGCACTCGATATCCTCGACGGCGGCGCGATTGCGGGCTTCTGCGAGGCCGAGGCCATTGATTTCGTCATCATCGGCCCCGAGGCCCCGCTTGCCGCCGGTGTCGCCGACCGCCTGCGCGAGGCGGGATTGCTGGTCTTTGGCCCCTCCGCCGCCGCCGCCCGGCTTGAGGCGTCCAAGAGCTTTACCAAAGCCATCTGCGACGCGGCAAACGCCCCCACCGCCGCCTATGCCCATTTCACCGACCTTGCCGCCGCCCGCGCCTATGTCACGGCGCAAGGCGCCCCCATCGTGGTCAAGGCCGACGGTCTGGCCGCGGGCAAAGGCGTCATCGTGGCCATGACCGAGGATGAGGCCCTCGCCGCGCTGGAGGATATGTTCGGCGGCGAATTCGGCGCTGCCGGGGCCGAAGTGGTGATCGAGGAATTCATGGACGGCGAAGAGGCCAGCTTTTTCGTCCTTTGCGACGGCGAGACAGCGCTCCCCATCGGCACCGCCCAAGACCACAAACGCGTGGGCGAGGGCGACACCGGCCCCAACACCGGCGGCATGGGGGCCTATTCCCCTGCGCCCGTGATGACCGACGCCGTGACCCAACAGGCGCTCGATCAGATCGTCCGCCCCACCTTGGCCGAAATGGCACGGCGCGGCACGCCCTACCAAGGCGTGCTCTTTGTCGGGCTGATGATCAAGGACGGCACACCGCGCCTTGTCGAATACAACTGCCGCTTTGGCGATCCCGAATGTCAGGTGCTGATGATGCGCTTGGGCGCGCAGGCGCTCGACCTGCTGCTCGCCACCGCCGAAGGACGACTGGGCGATATTTCGGTCAACTGGGCCGAAGATCACGCCCTGACGGTCGTTCTGGCCGCCCGCGGCTATCCCGGCACCTATGAAAAAGGCAGCGTCATCAAAGGGCTAGAGACCTGCCCCGAGGACAGCTTTCACATGGTCTTTCATGCAGGCACCACCCGCGCAGAGGGGCAAATCACCGCCACAGGCGGCCGCGTTCTGGCCGCCACAGCCCGTGGCACCACCCTGCAAGAGGCGGCAGAGCGCGCCTATGCCATGGTGGACCAGATCGACTGGCCCGAAGGGTTTTGCCGCCGCGACATTGGCTGGCGCGCGCTCTGA
- a CDS encoding FG-GAP repeat domain-containing protein, translating to MRGAAAVFGALLLAGPVLAEPWVTSGGGSIAAARFEAPDDSYPHRIMGQIHERRVLAVRDASGMEIRYDLRRGPEPSHVFEDIAPRLVDADGDGQIDVVVVESSPTQGAQLAIYSLRRGHLVKSAATPHIGTRFRWLAPAAIADLNGDGITDIAYVETPHLGKTLRVWSWAPGGLTQVASLKGVTNHRIGDEVIWGGLRDCGLGPEIIVADAGFREVVAVAFDGADLTARPLGIMATPKGFAQVLACG from the coding sequence ATGCGCGGCGCGGCGGCGGTCTTCGGGGCGCTGCTGCTTGCGGGGCCAGTTCTGGCCGAACCTTGGGTGACGAGCGGCGGTGGCAGCATCGCCGCTGCGCGCTTTGAAGCCCCTGATGACAGCTATCCGCATCGGATCATGGGGCAGATACACGAGCGCCGTGTCTTGGCGGTGCGCGATGCCTCTGGAATGGAAATCCGGTATGACCTGCGGCGGGGGCCGGAACCCAGCCATGTGTTCGAGGATATCGCCCCGCGTCTGGTGGATGCCGATGGCGATGGGCAGATTGATGTGGTGGTTGTGGAATCCAGCCCCACGCAGGGCGCGCAGCTGGCGATTTACAGTCTGCGGCGCGGGCACTTGGTGAAATCCGCCGCCACGCCCCACATCGGGACACGGTTTCGCTGGCTGGCCCCTGCTGCGATTGCCGATCTGAATGGCGACGGGATCACCGATATCGCCTATGTCGAGACGCCGCATCTGGGCAAGACCCTGCGCGTCTGGAGTTGGGCACCGGGGGGCTTGACGCAGGTTGCGAGCCTCAAGGGCGTGACCAATCACCGGATCGGGGATGAGGTGATCTGGGGCGGGTTGCGCGACTGTGGTCTAGGGCCTGAGATCATCGTTGCGGATGCCGGATTTCGCGAGGTTGTGGCGGTGGCGTTTGACGGCGCTGACCTGACGGCGCGGCCCTTGGGGATCATGGCCACCCCAAAGGGGTTCGCACAGGTGCTGGCCTGTGGCTGA
- a CDS encoding 2Fe-2S iron-sulfur cluster-binding protein, which produces MAKITYIEHNGTRHEVEVANGLTVMEGARDNNIPGIEADCGGACACSTCHVYVDPAWVGKLPAKDDMEEDMLDFAYQPDPARSRLTCQLKVTEALDGLVVQMPEKQI; this is translated from the coding sequence ATGGCTAAAATCACCTATATCGAGCATAATGGCACCCGGCATGAGGTCGAGGTGGCCAATGGCCTGACCGTGATGGAAGGCGCACGCGACAACAATATCCCCGGCATTGAGGCCGATTGCGGCGGGGCCTGCGCCTGTTCCACCTGTCATGTCTATGTCGATCCGGCTTGGGTGGGCAAACTGCCTGCCAAGGATGACATGGAAGAGGACATGCTCGATTTCGCCTATCAGCCGGACCCGGCGCGCTCGCGTCTGACCTGTCAGCTCAAGGTGACGGAGGCGCTGGATGGTCTGGTGGTGCAGATGCCGGAAAAACAAATCTGA
- a CDS encoding thiamine pyrophosphate-binding protein has protein sequence MAEKSDEFRAQAPLGAQISHMLKSRGVAVIFGIPGVHNQEMYRGIEEAGITHVLARHEQGAGFMADGYARATGQPGVAYVITGPGLCNILTPLGQAWSDSVPVLVLSSCLDETAAQQGQLHQMRDQRAAAGCVTEWSVEARDAASAYRLIDRALVEFATRRGRPRHIQVPIATLEGMAEAAPAALPLVDVPEIATEVVAEVAEALRAARKPLIILGGGAAQSAEAWREIATRLGAATFTTYAGRGIMGAAAPLDFGAYLARPDSATVIGEADLVLVVGSELSQNDLWRAELGHRAPLIRVDMDPDVLGGAVAGDRRVLAEAGALARRLLAQDLPSCGGWRPEEITAARARWRAESDAERPGIASICDALRSALPEDTMIYSDMTQFAYVAKEVWPMARPGHWHHPTGFGTLGYALPAAIGGAMARRGKPTVAIAGDYGFQYTVQELGTAVEQGLALPILVWDNTKLKEIEDSMVRAQIAPNAVKAHNPDFCALARAYGAHAEAPQNVAALQEAVQAALRADRPTLIHMTPVLSVQA, from the coding sequence ATGGCTGAGAAATCCGACGAGTTCCGCGCCCAAGCGCCTTTGGGGGCGCAGATCAGCCATATGCTGAAATCGCGCGGGGTCGCGGTGATTTTTGGCATTCCGGGGGTGCATAACCAAGAGATGTATCGCGGGATCGAAGAGGCCGGGATCACGCATGTGTTGGCGCGGCATGAGCAGGGGGCCGGGTTCATGGCCGATGGCTATGCGCGGGCCACGGGCCAGCCGGGGGTGGCCTATGTGATCACCGGGCCGGGGCTGTGCAATATCCTGACGCCGCTCGGGCAGGCGTGGTCGGACAGTGTGCCGGTGCTGGTGCTGTCGTCCTGTCTGGATGAGACAGCGGCGCAGCAGGGGCAGTTGCACCAGATGCGCGATCAGCGCGCGGCGGCGGGCTGTGTCACAGAATGGAGCGTTGAGGCGCGCGATGCGGCCAGTGCCTATCGGTTGATTGACCGCGCGCTTGTGGAATTTGCCACGCGGCGCGGGCGGCCGCGGCATATTCAGGTGCCGATTGCGACGCTGGAAGGGATGGCCGAGGCGGCGCCTGCGGCCCTGCCATTGGTGGATGTGCCCGAGATCGCCACCGAGGTGGTGGCAGAGGTGGCCGAGGCGTTGCGGGCAGCGCGCAAGCCGTTGATCATCTTGGGCGGCGGGGCTGCGCAGAGTGCCGAGGCCTGGCGCGAGATTGCGACGCGGTTGGGGGCTGCAACCTTTACCACCTATGCTGGGCGCGGGATCATGGGGGCTGCGGCCCCGCTTGATTTCGGGGCCTATCTGGCGCGGCCTGATAGCGCGACGGTGATCGGCGAGGCCGATCTGGTGCTGGTGGTGGGCAGCGAGTTGTCGCAAAACGATCTGTGGCGGGCAGAGTTGGGGCATCGTGCGCCGCTGATCCGGGTGGATATGGACCCGGATGTTCTGGGTGGTGCTGTGGCCGGTGATCGCCGGGTTTTGGCAGAGGCCGGGGCGTTGGCGCGGAGGCTCTTGGCGCAGGATTTGCCGTCATGCGGCGGTTGGCGGCCCGAAGAGATCACTGCCGCGCGGGCGCGCTGGCGGGCTGAGAGCGACGCCGAGCGGCCGGGGATTGCCAGCATCTGCGATGCCTTGCGCTCGGCGCTGCCCGAGGACACGATGATCTATTCCGACATGACGCAATTCGCCTATGTCGCCAAAGAGGTCTGGCCGATGGCGCGGCCCGGTCATTGGCATCATCCCACAGGCTTTGGTACGCTCGGCTATGCGCTGCCTGCGGCGATTGGCGGCGCGATGGCGCGGCGGGGCAAACCCACCGTCGCCATCGCGGGCGATTACGGGTTTCAGTATACGGTGCAGGAACTGGGCACGGCGGTAGAGCAGGGGCTGGCCCTGCCAATTCTGGTCTGGGACAATACCAAGCTGAAAGAGATCGAGGACAGCATGGTGCGGGCGCAGATCGCGCCCAATGCGGTCAAGGCGCATAACCCCGATTTCTGCGCGCTGGCGCGGGCCTATGGCGCCCATGCCGAGGCCCCGCAAAACGTGGCGGCGTTGCAAGAGGCGGTGCAGGCGGCGCTGCGCGCGGACCGCCCCACGTTGATCCATATGACGCCGGTTCTGTCGGTGCAGGCTTAG
- a CDS encoding TrkH family potassium uptake protein produces MFDMRPVGYLVGLMVMAMGLTMALPLLVDIAEGREHWPVFAESLIVTCIAGGLVALSCKNSMGQPLTIQQAFLLTTLVWVALPLFGALPFMLGETDLEFIDAYFEAMSGVTTTGATVIEGLDTLPKGLLLWRGILQWLGGLGIVIVALVFLPEMRVGGMQFFRAEGFDTFGKALPRTIDISKGVLNIYLLLTATCTLTYLALGMGAFDATVHALTTVSTGGFSSMDSSFAAFPGGPQYACVLFMVLASLPFVRMMQGVQGNLLPLYRDTQVRTYLRWIFYAVAMVVGYDFVMNGQFTEESLRLRLFNIVSIFTGTGYGDGDVTAWGTFPFVVLIVVGAIGGCTGSTGCSIKIFRYQLMMRAMGQQARRIFNPSSVMILRHEGRRVEDEVLQSVMLLFTVYILSLGFFSVALELTGLTLMESVTGAWTAIFNVGPAFGPSVGPTGSLIAFPDSAKALMILAMLMGRLEILAVIVLILPSFWRP; encoded by the coding sequence ATGTTCGACATGCGACCCGTGGGATATCTCGTTGGCCTGATGGTCATGGCCATGGGCCTGACCATGGCGCTGCCGCTCTTGGTGGATATTGCCGAGGGGCGCGAGCATTGGCCTGTGTTTGCCGAGAGCTTGATCGTGACCTGCATCGCGGGCGGATTGGTGGCGCTGTCGTGCAAGAATTCGATGGGCCAGCCGTTGACGATCCAACAGGCGTTTTTGCTGACCACGCTGGTCTGGGTGGCGCTGCCGCTGTTCGGGGCGTTGCCATTCATGCTTGGCGAGACCGATCTGGAGTTCATCGACGCCTATTTTGAAGCGATGTCAGGCGTGACCACGACCGGCGCGACGGTGATTGAAGGGCTGGATACCCTGCCCAAGGGGCTTTTGCTGTGGCGGGGCATCTTGCAATGGCTGGGCGGCCTGGGGATTGTGATCGTGGCCTTGGTGTTCCTGCCCGAAATGCGGGTTGGGGGGATGCAATTTTTCCGTGCCGAAGGGTTCGACACCTTTGGCAAGGCCCTGCCGCGCACCATCGATATCTCGAAGGGTGTGTTGAACATTTATCTTTTGCTGACCGCAACCTGCACGCTGACCTATCTTGCGCTTGGGATGGGGGCGTTTGACGCGACGGTGCATGCGCTGACTACCGTGTCGACGGGTGGATTTTCCAGCATGGATAGCTCGTTTGCGGCCTTTCCCGGTGGGCCTCAATATGCCTGTGTGCTGTTCATGGTGTTGGCCAGCCTGCCTTTTGTGCGGATGATGCAGGGGGTGCAGGGCAACCTTTTGCCGCTTTATCGCGATACGCAGGTGCGCACCTATCTGCGCTGGATTTTCTACGCCGTCGCCATGGTGGTGGGCTATGATTTTGTGATGAACGGGCAGTTTACGGAAGAAAGCCTGCGCCTGCGTCTATTCAACATCGTCTCGATCTTTACCGGCACCGGCTATGGCGATGGCGATGTGACCGCCTGGGGCACATTCCCCTTTGTCGTGCTGATCGTGGTGGGGGCGATTGGCGGCTGCACCGGGTCTACGGGCTGTTCGATCAAGATTTTCCGCTACCAGTTGATGATGCGGGCGATGGGCCAACAGGCGCGGCGGATTTTCAACCCGTCGAGCGTGATGATCCTGCGCCATGAGGGGCGGCGGGTTGAGGATGAGGTGCTGCAATCGGTGATGCTGCTATTCACCGTCTATATTCTGTCGCTCGGGTTTTTCTCGGTCGCGCTGGAGTTGACGGGGCTGACGCTGATGGAATCCGTCACGGGGGCCTGGACGGCGATTTTTAACGTGGGGCCTGCCTTTGGTCCCAGTGTTGGGCCGACTGGCTCGCTTATTGCGTTTCCGGATTCGGCCAAGGCGCTGATGATCCTTGCCATGCTGATGGGGCGGTTGGAGATTCTGGCCGTGATCGTTCTTATCCTGCCGTCGTTCTGGCGTCCGTGA